The Leucobacter rhizosphaerae genome includes a region encoding these proteins:
- a CDS encoding TM0106 family RecB-like putative nuclease translates to MFVQQCEGDAADEADGIRLVTSASDLTAASACEFAFLRRVDRRLGRDVEVPPDDDPMLARAARLGDAHEERTLQHYRETFGAPAPGVRGGVIEIPRPDSMCAEDLAVVAEASRAALGSGADVVFQATFFDPSQRAADPATGVPEIGFIGFADFLQRTPDGTYEVQDTKLARKARVTALMQLAAYAEQLERIGVPVAPEATLILGDGARSRHRIADIAPVFRARRSRLHRILLDRARATGADGRRESGAPIAWGAEGIRACGRCEVCTPEVERTRDPLLIAGIRATQRDALRAAGLTTIDAVAAAGSGADSRAVPGMSAQVLERLVAQAQVQVAAVPGDVPPVRVADPAALAAIPTPDAGDLFFDFEGDPMYREPGGDATARWGIDYLFGMVDSEDRFTPIWAHTLDAEREALLAFLELVRARRAQFPGMRIYHYAAYERSHLLSIAARHGVGEAEVDQLLREHVLVDLYPIVRRALRVGSRSYSIKKLEPLYMGDELRDTDGVTSGAQSVTEYAEAMEQLDAADPEERAAGERRLDAIADYNRYDCVSTRRLRDWLRGLASSHGVVPHPRGAVEDDAAPPLELSAIARRLQAHVADLPEAHPWRPVAALAASAIDYHQREQKAFWWAHFARLVDPIEEWADTRDVLVVDPVRSAVAEPWFRPPRARVDRRHLRLRGELAPGSSLRPGSDAFALYEFPAPFPQFGAAPGARAARRVKILARDGSAGDATSPESVLVEEPLANGGTPFEALPIAIVPGPPPPAGAQKTAIEEWGAALADALDRGGFPHDPVVDLMRRIPPRLVGDASFTASASASASASASASANTDPTSTVDAVAATLLRLDRSTLAVQGPPGTGKTYLAAHVIRRLVEERGWVIGVVAQSHRVVENVLAGVVSAGLDPAQVGKVPQGGALDPGEPEPPYTSLPRNGQSRFGEEHRGRRRGAVIGGTAWDFSNPTRFARRSLDLLVVDEAGQFSLAPTIAATLAAERLLLLGDPQQLPQVSQGAHPEPVDTSALGWLLGDHETMPDTLGYFLAETRRMRPELADVVSELAYEGRLRAHPSAAERVVIGAGPAGLQWHPVEHRGNATSSPEEAAEVVRLVRSWLRAQLTEPGAEPRPLGEDDIIVVAPYNAQVECVSAALAEAGFGRVRVGTVDKFQGQEAVIAIVSLAASSAEDVPRGLEFLLMRNRLNVAISRAQWSAHLVSSSRLGDGLPGTAEGLDALSGFLRLAERGDMVRGV, encoded by the coding sequence GTGTTCGTCCAGCAGTGTGAGGGTGATGCGGCCGACGAGGCCGACGGCATCCGACTCGTCACGAGTGCGAGCGACCTCACCGCCGCGAGCGCCTGCGAGTTCGCGTTCCTCCGCCGCGTCGATCGCCGACTGGGGCGCGACGTCGAGGTGCCCCCCGACGATGATCCGATGCTCGCCCGGGCCGCGCGACTCGGGGACGCGCACGAGGAGCGCACCCTGCAGCACTACCGCGAGACGTTCGGCGCCCCCGCGCCAGGGGTCCGCGGCGGGGTCATCGAGATCCCGCGGCCCGACTCGATGTGCGCGGAGGATCTGGCGGTGGTCGCCGAGGCGAGTCGCGCAGCGCTCGGGAGCGGGGCCGACGTCGTGTTCCAGGCGACGTTCTTCGATCCATCGCAGCGTGCGGCGGATCCCGCGACGGGCGTCCCCGAGATCGGATTCATCGGGTTCGCCGACTTCCTGCAGCGCACCCCCGATGGGACGTACGAGGTGCAGGACACGAAACTCGCGCGCAAGGCCCGGGTCACCGCGCTCATGCAGCTCGCTGCGTACGCCGAGCAGCTCGAACGGATCGGCGTGCCCGTCGCGCCGGAGGCGACGCTGATCCTGGGGGACGGGGCACGATCGCGCCACCGCATCGCCGACATCGCCCCGGTGTTCCGCGCCCGCCGGTCCCGGTTGCACCGGATCCTGCTCGACCGTGCGCGGGCGACGGGGGCCGACGGGCGCCGCGAAAGCGGCGCGCCGATCGCCTGGGGCGCGGAGGGGATCCGCGCGTGCGGGCGCTGCGAGGTGTGCACGCCGGAGGTCGAGCGCACGCGGGATCCGCTGCTCATCGCGGGGATCCGCGCGACGCAGCGAGACGCGCTGCGTGCCGCCGGGCTGACGACCATCGACGCGGTCGCCGCGGCGGGGTCGGGCGCGGACTCCCGTGCCGTGCCGGGCATGAGCGCGCAGGTGCTCGAGCGGCTGGTCGCCCAGGCGCAGGTGCAGGTGGCGGCCGTGCCGGGTGACGTTCCGCCGGTGCGGGTGGCGGATCCGGCGGCACTCGCCGCGATCCCGACCCCCGATGCCGGCGACCTCTTCTTCGACTTCGAGGGAGACCCGATGTACCGGGAGCCGGGCGGCGACGCGACCGCGCGGTGGGGGATCGACTACCTGTTCGGCATGGTCGACTCCGAGGATCGCTTCACCCCGATCTGGGCGCACACCCTCGACGCCGAGCGCGAGGCGCTGCTCGCGTTCCTGGAGCTCGTGCGGGCCCGGCGCGCGCAGTTCCCCGGCATGCGCATCTACCACTACGCCGCCTACGAGCGTTCGCACCTCCTGAGCATCGCGGCCCGTCACGGCGTCGGCGAGGCGGAGGTCGACCAACTCCTCCGCGAGCACGTGCTCGTCGACCTGTACCCGATCGTGCGGCGCGCACTGCGGGTCGGGTCGCGGTCGTACTCGATCAAGAAGCTCGAACCGCTGTACATGGGCGACGAACTGCGGGACACCGACGGGGTCACGAGCGGGGCGCAGTCGGTCACCGAGTACGCGGAGGCGATGGAGCAGCTCGATGCCGCGGACCCCGAGGAGCGTGCGGCGGGTGAGCGCCGACTCGATGCGATCGCCGACTACAACCGCTACGACTGCGTTTCGACGCGTCGCCTGCGCGACTGGCTGCGCGGCCTTGCGAGCTCCCACGGCGTGGTGCCGCATCCGCGCGGTGCCGTCGAAGACGACGCAGCACCGCCGCTGGAGCTCAGTGCGATCGCTCGGCGCCTGCAGGCGCACGTGGCAGACCTTCCCGAGGCGCATCCCTGGCGTCCCGTCGCGGCGCTCGCCGCGAGTGCGATCGACTACCACCAGCGCGAGCAGAAGGCGTTCTGGTGGGCGCACTTCGCGCGGCTCGTCGACCCCATCGAGGAGTGGGCGGACACCCGCGACGTCCTGGTCGTCGATCCGGTGCGCAGCGCGGTGGCGGAGCCCTGGTTCCGCCCGCCGCGCGCGCGGGTCGACCGCCGGCACCTGCGACTGCGCGGCGAGCTCGCGCCCGGCAGTTCGCTGCGCCCCGGCAGCGACGCGTTCGCGCTGTACGAGTTCCCGGCGCCGTTTCCGCAGTTCGGGGCCGCGCCCGGTGCGCGCGCGGCCCGGCGGGTGAAGATCCTCGCGCGCGACGGGAGCGCCGGCGATGCGACGAGCCCCGAGAGCGTGCTCGTCGAGGAGCCGCTCGCGAACGGCGGCACTCCCTTCGAGGCCCTTCCCATCGCGATCGTGCCCGGACCGCCGCCGCCGGCGGGGGCGCAGAAGACGGCGATCGAGGAGTGGGGCGCGGCGCTCGCCGACGCGCTCGACCGCGGCGGCTTCCCGCACGACCCGGTCGTGGACCTGATGCGGCGGATCCCGCCGCGTCTCGTGGGCGACGCTTCGTTCACGGCGAGTGCGAGTGCCAGTGCCAGTGCGAGTGCCAGTGCCTCAGCCAACACCGACCCCACGAGCACCGTCGACGCGGTCGCGGCCACGCTGCTCCGGCTCGACCGGAGCACTCTGGCGGTGCAGGGGCCGCCGGGCACCGGCAAGACCTATCTCGCCGCGCACGTGATCCGGCGGCTCGTCGAGGAGCGGGGCTGGGTGATCGGCGTGGTGGCGCAGTCGCACCGCGTGGTCGAGAACGTGCTCGCGGGTGTCGTCTCCGCTGGGCTCGATCCCGCTCAGGTCGGCAAGGTGCCCCAGGGCGGGGCGCTGGATCCGGGTGAGCCGGAACCGCCCTACACCTCGCTGCCGCGCAATGGGCAGTCCCGCTTCGGGGAGGAACATCGCGGTCGCCGGCGTGGCGCCGTGATCGGCGGCACCGCCTGGGACTTCAGCAACCCGACCCGGTTCGCGCGCCGGAGCCTTGACCTGCTCGTGGTGGACGAAGCGGGGCAGTTCTCACTCGCGCCCACGATCGCGGCGACGCTCGCGGCGGAGCGTCTCCTGCTGCTCGGCGATCCCCAGCAGCTGCCGCAGGTCTCCCAGGGCGCCCACCCGGAACCGGTCGACACCTCGGCCCTCGGCTGGCTGCTCGGCGATCACGAGACCATGCCCGACACGCTCGGCTACTTCCTCGCCGAGACGCGGCGGATGCGCCCGGAACTCGCCGACGTCGTGTCGGAGCTCGCGTACGAGGGGCGCCTCCGCGCGCACCCGAGCGCCGCGGAGCGCGTCGTCATCGGTGCGGGCCCGGCCGGCCTGCAGTGGCACCCGGTCGAGCACCGCGGCAACGCGACGAGCTCACCCGAGGAGGCGGCCGAGGTCGTGCGACTCGTGCGGTCCTGGCTCAGAGCGCAGCTCACCGAACCCGGCGCGGAGCCTCGACCGCTCGGCGAGGACGACATCATCGTGGTGGCGCCGTACAACGCGCAGGTCGAGTGCGTCTCCGCGGCCCTGGCGGAGGCAGGATTCGGCCGCGTCCGCGTCGGCACCGTCGACAAGTTCCAGGGGCAGGAGGCCGTGATCGCGATCGTGAGCCTGGCGGCGTCGAGCGCGGAGGACGTGCCCCGCGGCCTCGAGTTCCTGCTCATGCGTAACCGGCTGAACGTCGCGATCAGTCGCGCGCAGTGGTCCGCGCATCTCGTGTCGTCGAGTCGCCTGGGCGACGGGCTCCCGGGCACCGCGGAGGGCCTCGACGCGCTCTCCGGGTTCCTGCGACTGGCGGAGCGCGGCGACATGGTCCGAGGAGTCTGA